The genome window TGCcaaatgttattaaaatcGCTTTTTAAATGCAGTCAACACGTGCCGTCGCGCGTTGTGTGACCGCCGCCAGAGCGCCAAGAAATACACACATTGCGGAAATGTGCTAAAAAAGCCTGTGCAGCAATGGCGCGCATTTTGAATCTTGAAGGTCAATCAAgccatttcatttaattggGAAATAAACACTATTATACACTACTtaagaaattatatttttggttTGCTTTTTTGATCTCAGCTGTATGATACCTATGTTACTCTTAGACTGTAATACTAACATAACTAAACTTCAGCAATTATTGGAACTCTGAATTTGTTAGCTCGGAAATCTTGTAGCTGCAAAGTTGCGGTCTGTGGATGAAAAATGCCATTTAATTAAGAtactttaataataatattacgCGCTTTCAACTTACGTTGTTGAGGCGCCGCGAACCACGCAATAAGCTATGAATCGTTCAATCTGCAAAGCAATCTTTATCATTAGCGATTCCCTTAGCATAAATGCATAGGCACTCACCATCATTTCGAAGTCGCCATAGGCGGCGGAGCGATCCATGCGCACCTGCAGGAAGTACTTGTGTATCTCGGCACCCAGATTGTCCTTCCAATCAGGACACTCCTCGCGTATGCTTTTGCAATTGATGATCATGCTGAATGTGCGGATGAGCATAAACAAATCTGCCTGGCGTCCACTGTCTGCCAACTGGCGCCAGTTGACCGTTTTGGCCATTTTGAAAGCCTTGAGGGCCTGCAGATAAATGGGAATACAGTTTAAAGCGCTGACGGATTCACTTTTAGAGGCATACATATTCCTTCTGGTCCAGTTCGACAGGTTCTCCCGTGTACCGTCCCATTATGGTGAGCAGCAGGGACATAGCTACATCTTTGCCAAGAGGGCAGGACTTTACCAAGGCGGGAATCGCGGCCTGCATGTCCAGCACTCTTTCCAGGCGCTCCATACCCATGCCAGTGATGAGGTTTTCGTACAACCCACTGGCCATGTAGAACATCTAAACGGGGATAAGATGTAATTAAACGGAAGTGTTAGGATGGCAGGAAGGGGAACTACCTCCTCCGAATCCAGGGACTCTGTCAGGTAACACACAACATCCACCATCATGTAGCGCTCCTTCATCAACAGAACGTTGTCCC of Drosophila mauritiana strain mau12 chromosome 3R, ASM438214v1, whole genome shotgun sequence contains these proteins:
- the LOC117143144 gene encoding uncharacterized protein LOC117143144, giving the protein MSISDSSLNNSLLEVDEMRLGYDHESIKSFLQKSSIKDFFPYAAEIIDGKQLLDRMMATLDGQLELNLQQLLDLFTLSIMMMTYQRDNVLLMKERYMMVDVVCYLTESLDSEEMFYMASGLYENLITGMGMERLERVLDMQAAIPALVKSCPLGKDVAMSLLLTIMGRYTGEPVELDQKEYALKAFKMAKTVNWRQLADSGRQADLFMLIRTFSMIINCKSIREECPDWKDNLGAEIHKYFLQVRMDRSAAYGDFEMMIERFIAYCVVRGASTTPQLCSYKISELTNSEFQ